CAAACGTTGCCCGCATGGCGACCCTATCCCGACCAAAGACGGCCAGATGCCGAAAGTGGACGATGCCAGCCTGTTATCATTTGAGGTTGGCACACAGGGGATGCTCAGCCGGATTCGCCACCACACGCCTGATAAATTGCGTTATCTGGCCGAGCACAAGTTGATCCCCGGCACACCCGTCACCCTGGTGGGCCGCGCCCCCTTCAACGGCCCCGTCCGAATCAAAACGCTCGCCGGCGAGCACGTGCTTGGCTCGGAGATGGCGGGCGATCTTTATATTGAGACCCAACGATGATCAAAAAGAATAAACTCTGGATCCTGCCGGGCCTGATGTTGTTGGTGACGGGTCTGGGATGTGTGACGGTGACTCGAATGTTTGAGCCGCCGCTGGCCCCGACGCCGTCCCCGCTCCCCACACTTGAGGCGGTTCCCATCGAGTACGCCGTGCCCGACGAGGGCAAGTCGCACCTGCAGCTTGGCGACACTGGCATCTACGAACATTACCCGCCTTCGTCCGGCTCACATTACGGCCAGACGTTCGAGTGGGGATATTATGATGAAGAAGTGCCGCCCGAATACTACGTTCACAACCTGGAACACGGCGGCATCGTCATCCTCTACAACTGCCCGGAAGCCTGCTCCGACACTCAGGACGCGCTCTTTCAGTTATTCAATCACGCCCCGGCTGATACGACGTTCAACAAAGTCAAGATCATCGTCAGCCCGAACTCGCAGATCACCTCGCCGGTGATTGCCCTGGCCTGGGGCTGGGAACTCGACCTGGAGACGGTTGACGCCGATCTCCTGCTGGACTTCTACGACCGGCACGTCAACCAAGGCCCC
Above is a genomic segment from Chloroflexota bacterium containing:
- a CDS encoding DUF3105 domain-containing protein, which encodes MIKKNKLWILPGLMLLVTGLGCVTVTRMFEPPLAPTPSPLPTLEAVPIEYAVPDEGKSHLQLGDTGIYEHYPPSSGSHYGQTFEWGYYDEEVPPEYYVHNLEHGGIVILYNCPEACSDTQDALFQLFNHAPADTTFNKVKIIVSPNSQITSPVIALAWGWELDLETVDADLLLDFYDRHVNQGPELVP